The following coding sequences lie in one Aspergillus luchuensis IFO 4308 DNA, chromosome 8, nearly complete sequence genomic window:
- a CDS encoding uncharacterized protein (COG:S;~EggNog:ENOG410PU4N), giving the protein MPLRQPASPLSLETISPSPPDLDSDPLIASDDDLDEGDRAARDQRIEKLAQAYCHGTPLFILSASLRGPFDNGWTNPWRKDRQKTGGHIRTGGKHLEHPERPIIPETVPQKRPLYRESLGISRSKSAVPLSDPSYSTKDRESQGGTTGEPSSKRPRDSRGRTSSSNNTPKPVALHKRTIETSGHSDALTPFQHTEQSWLKRDRAEINFRKVDPPTSPTTTISSRYREGGHYTIQVPGTDYRVTTKNLIRASTGSRDETTFDSRVPDSVKAQLTSRHPGVRPEMEDLENSICVLSSTSHLSKFEFRRRKRSADPEHSTTSPVPVHADNEQISHQTTAVEDSRVSSQPAPVPPNTTSMLAIEADVRMTEDNPHNINVSDRSGTVDHPGNSQSRKVSSTTTAEGVNISDKYPSAQRVPANPALAENVTSLQTISAAKPNSECDNDTIPDPQFNTQAALLHAQKSFQNDLESQVPNPGETHNQPSSPANDITPFHRMNTSRVGKYSRARPPGTAHMPMSTQCIIDAVTPFTFSTEKKARSRFISPQMPSSSRMDRGTATPNTGSPLSSEPEDEDEDEEDEDEDPTILPLKSPAAQQQTPDDTQQGSALPMALSNSHPTTIQDGQGVAPGPDSFNLSQAIADAGSWLQQSFDINHEIQQYKSSAKSRPSSSAGISRSAVTLDR; this is encoded by the coding sequence ATGCCACTTCGTCAACCCGCTTCCCCGCTCTCCTTGGAAACAATCTCGCCTTCCCCGCCAGACCTCGACTCCGATCCTCTTATCGCTTCCGACGATGATCTAGATGAAGGCGACCGGGCTGCTCGGGATCAGCGCATAGAGAAGCTGGCCCAGGCCTATTGCCATGGCACCCCACTTTTCATCTTGTCCGCTTCACTTCGCGGACCCTTCGACAACGGATGGACCAACCCCTGGAGGAAAGACAGGCAAAAGACTGGTGGCCATATACGGACAGGAGGGAAGCATTTGGAACATCCGGAAAGACCTATTATCCCAGAGACAGTGCCGCAGAAACGGCCCCTATACCGCGAATCGCTAGGCATATCTCGCTCCAAGTCTGCTGTTCCTCTTTCCGATCCATCATATTCCACGAAGGATAGAGAGTCTCAAGGTGGCACTACGGGGGAACCGTCGTCCAAACGGCCACGAGATAGCCGTGGTCGGACATCAAGCTCGAACAATACACCAAAGCCAGTCGCACTGCACAAGAGGACAATTGAGACAAGTGGACACTCGGATGCGTTGACCCCATTCCAGCATACAGAGCAAAGCTGGCTGAAGAGGGACCGTGCGGAAATCAACTTCCGGAAAGTCGATCCACCCACTTCTCCTACAACTACGATATCGTCTCGATATCGGGAAGGAGGGCATTACACAATACAAGTGCCGGGCACAGATTATCGAGTCACAACGAAGAATCTTATAAGAGCAAGTACAGGCTCTCGAGACGAGACTACCTTTGACAGTCGTGTGCCGGACAGTGTCAAAGCTCAACTCACCAGCAGACACCCTGGTGTCCGACCAGAGATGGAGGACCTCGAGAACTCGATTTGTGTACTTTCGTCAACTTCCCACCTGTCGAAGTTTGAATTTCGTCGTAGGAAGCGCTCCGCTGATCCGGAACATAGCACCACCTCACCAGTCCCGGTGCACGCGGATAATGAACAGATATCTCATCAGACAACTGCTGTCGAAGACAGCCGGGTCTCAAGTCAACCCGCACCAGTACCTCCAAACACAACTTCAATGCTGGCCATTGAAGCCGATGTGCGTATGACCGAAGACAATCCGCACAATATAAACGTATCCGACCGTTCTGGTACTGTTGATCACCCGGGAAACTCTCAGTCACGGAAAGtatcatcaaccaccaccgctgaAGGTGTCAATATCAGCGATAAATACCCCTCTGCCCAGCGAGTGCCGGCAAATCCAGCTCTGGCTGAAAATGTCACTTCACTGCAAACGATCTCCGCGGCGAAGCCCAATTCAGAATGCGATAACGACACCATTCCGGACCCACAGTTCAACACACAGGCAGCGCTCTTGCATGCGCAGAAATCCTTCCAAAATGATCTGGAGAGCCAAGTTCCTAACCCAGGAGAAACTCACAACCAACCCTCATCACCCGCCAACGACATCACCCCCTTTCATCGAATGAACACCAGCAGAGTTGGTAAATATTCCCGAGCCAGACCTCCAGGAACTGCACATATGCCAATGAGCACACAATGCATCATCGACGCCGTCACGCCCTTCACCTTTAgtacagaaaagaaagccagGTCTCGATTTATTTCGCCTCAGATGCCATCGTCGAGTAGGATGGACCGAGGAACTGCCACCCCGAATACAGGCTCACCATTGTCCTCGGAAccggaagacgaggacgaggatgaagaagacgaagacgaagacccAACCATCCTCCCGCTCAAATCCCCTGCCgcccaacaacaaaccccAGACGACACCCAACAAGGCAGCGCATTGCCAATGGCTTTGTCAAACTCCCATCCTACCACCATCCAAGACGGTCAAGGTGTCGCCCCTGGCCCGGACAGCTTTAACCTAAGCCAGGCGATTGCCGACGCGGGGAGCTGGTTACAGCAGAGCTTCGACATCAATCATGAAATCCAGCAGTACAAGAGCAGCGCCAAGTCGAGACCGTCGTCTTCGGCGGGGATTAGTCGCTCGGCAGTAACGTTGGATAGGTGA
- a CDS encoding TLC domain-containing protein (COG:U;~EggNog:ENOG410PHZ0;~InterPro:IPR013599,IPR016439,IPR006634;~PFAM:PF08390,PF03798;~TransMembrane:7 (i56-78o114-131i158-176o203-221i233-261o281-298i336-360o);~go_component: GO:0016021 - integral component of membrane [Evidence IEA]), whose product MGQGMNLLRLEVDFRWGSPFPRSLLPQALQNQSAEKLSKPHTKRRKKSPLRRFKDVCLKHTWLLPLLMLVVLLSLYAINPTESNPMHSAIFLSYPLPPKVPGGPIMYGKGPKDITFVSFYTIVLSFTREFLMQRLIRPFAVYCGIRGRGKTARFMEQVYTAIYFGIFGPFGLYVMSRSDIWYFNTTAMFEGFPHREHEGLFKAFYLLEASYWAQQAIVLMLQLEKPRKDFKELVGHHIITLALIGLSYRFHFTYMGIAVYITHDISDFFLATSKTLNYLDHIITVPYFGMFVGMWIYLRHYLNLKILWAVLTEFRTVGPFELNWETQQYKCWISQYITFALLASLQAVNLFWLFLILRILKNYIFTNVKKDERSEDEDSEEEEVPVPDTNTHATLATGVEGTTVTARGKENQTPQVLINGKPVNSKN is encoded by the exons ATGGGACAAGGTATGAATCTCTTACGACTCGAAGTCGACTTTCGCTGGGGTTCTCCATTCCCCCGCTCACTCCTCCCCCAGGCCTTGCAGAATCAATCCGCCGAGAAACTTTCCAAGCCGCATACGAAGCGCCGCAAGAAGTCCCCGCTCCGTCGCTTCAAGGATGTGTGTCTCAAGCATACTTGGCTTCTACCTCTCCTCATGCTCGTCGTTCTTTTGTCGCTCTACGCCATCAACCCGACCGAGTCCAATCCCATGCATAGCGCCATCTTCTTGTCTTATCCTCTGCCTCCGAAGGTCCCCGGTGGTCCGATCATGTATGGAAAGGGTCCCAAGGATATCACTTTTGTTTCGTTCTACACGATTGTTCTGTCATTTACTCGGGAATTCTTGATGCAGCGCCTGATCCGGCCTTTCGCCGTCTACTGTGGGATTCGGGGCCGGGGTAAGACTGCTCGTTTCATGGAGCAAGTCTACACTGCGATCTACTTTGGCATCTTCGGTCCATTTGGTCTGTACGTCATGAGCCGGTCGGATATCTGGTATTTCAACACTACGGCCATGTTCGAAGGGTTCCCCCACCGGGAGCACGAAGGGTTGTTCAAGGCATTCTATCTGCTCGAGGCTAGTTACTGGGCCCAGCAGGCGATTGTCCTGATGCTGCAGCTGGAGAAGCCGCGCAAGGATTTCAAGGAGCTGGTGGGACACCACATCATCACTCTGGCTTTGATCGGCTTGAGTTATCGCTTCCACTTCACCTACATGGGTATCGCCGTCTACATCACGCACGACATCTCGGACTTCTTCCTTGCT ACCTCCAAGACCTTGAACTACCTCGACCACATCATCACTGTCCCTTACTTTGGTATGTTTGTGGGGATGTGGATCTACCTTCGCCATTATTTGAACCTCAAGATCCTCTGGGCTGTGTTGACCGAGTTCCGCACGGTTGGACCGTTCGAGCTGAACTGGGAGACTCAACAGTACAAGTGCTGGATCAGTCAGTACATTACTTTTGCCTTGTTGGCCAGTCTGCAAGCCGTGAACCTCTTCTGGCTTTTCCTGATCCTGCGCATCCTGAAGAACtacatcttcaccaacgtCAAGAAGGACGAAAGAAGCGAAGACGAAGActcggaggaggaggaagtccCTGTGCCGGACACGAACACCCACGCCACCCTTGCTACCGGCGTTGAGGGAACCACCGTGACTGCACGTGGCAAGGAGAACCAAACTCCGCAGGTGCTGATCAACGGCAAGCCCGTCAACTCCAAGAACTGA
- the fos-1 gene encoding sensor histidine kinase/response regulator Fos-1/TcsA (COG:T;~EggNog:ENOG410Q183;~InterPro:IPR001789,IPR035965,IPR003594,IPR003661, IPR036890,IPR036097,IPR011006,IPR000700,IPR000014, IPR004358,IPR005467;~PFAM:PF13426,PF00072,PF00512,PF02518,PF08448, PF00989;~go_function: GO:0000155 - phosphorelay sensor kinase activity [Evidence IEA];~go_function: GO:0016772 - transferase activity, transferring phosphorus-containing groups [Evidence IEA];~go_process: GO:0000160 - phosphorelay signal transduction system [Evidence IEA];~go_process: GO:0007165 - signal transduction [Evidence IEA];~go_process: GO:0016310 - phosphorylation [Evidence IEA]): MPYSYLTGSDVARSLSPPSQDRVKQQSSLPNVVAMDLNKRLFHLDIENKPQAQPVNFSMVTTPPDDEDDDEVNHLKLKVESKQSPHEHDKPHPREKNMPDTDVQQSPAALGRIYRYTPIPSVILDPSLHVVEVSNSHVAFAGLSRELLLGRFICDVCPRILPAIDIAILFGALRAAITTQDVQSIDKICIDDASACYTLRITPIFENSNLLYIVLEALDISKRQIKSVSKSHGSYSNETYKVLLDTVKDYAIFMLDTHGHIVTWNTGAALLKGYSAKEIIGRHFSTFYSLEDRMADKPGKELEVCLREGKVEDEGWRYRKDGSRFWANVLITPMYALGRHIGFTKVTRDLTERNAAEARMIAAFEESSRLKTDFLANMSHEIRTPMNGMLLALTSLMATDMNEQQREYSSIIEDSTNVLLQVINDVLDYSKLSSGSFTLHPDTFSVDSITNAVVRNCKGALKPGVQLTSFIPPNFPSQVEGDPLRYRQVLQNLISNAVKFTEEGYVKINTTFSEDAEDPNVYNIRTEVADTGVGVPEDAIGSLFTPFTRFAESGSKRYQGTGLGLSICKSLAELMDGSVGYRPNPERKGSIFWVTAKMRRVSVTPPARTTGTPVEDVGDIERKIHDIAPHKHVLLVEDNLVNQMMMLKLLQNMGFARIDTAWDGAEAVRLVKQQPLSYNTILMDIGMPVLDGVQATRQIRQMELAMPIIALTGNVMPGDIEHYMKQGMSDHIGKPIHQKQLMRLLWKWMGT; the protein is encoded by the coding sequence ATGCCCTATTCCTACCTGACTGGTTCTGATGTTGCAAGATCCCTTTCCCCACCATCTCAAGATCGAGTAAAGCAACAATCTTCATTGCCAAATGTGGTGGCCATGGATCTCAATAAACGCCTGTTCCATCTCGATATCGAGAATAAGCCCCAAGCTCAACCTGTCAACTTCTCCATGGTAACCACACCaccggatgatgaggatgatgacgaggtgAATCATCTTAAACTCAAGGTCGAGTCGAAGCAATCTCCTCACGAGCATGACAAGCCGCATCCCCGTGAAAAGAACATGCCCGATACCGATGTGCAGCAATCTCCAGCGGCTCTAGGTCGAATATATCGCTACACCCCCATTCCCAGCGTCATTCTTGATCCTTCATTACATGTAGTGGAGGTATCTAATTCCCACGTGGCGTTCGCCGGGCTATCGAGGGAGCTGTTACTCGGCCGGTTCATCTGTGACGTCTGTCCACGCATACTGCCCGCCATAGATATTGCTATTCTGTTTGGCGCATTGCGCGCCGCCATCACGACGCAGGACGTCCAGTCGATCGACAAAATTTGTATAGATGATGCTAGCGCTTGCTATACTCTTCGCATCACCCCTATATTTGAAAACTCTAATTTGTTATACATTGTTCTGGAGGCACTTGATATCTCCAAGCGTCAGATTAAATCAGTGTCCAAATCCCATGGGTCTTACTCCAATGAGACCTACAAAGTCCTGCTTGACACGGTCAAGGACTATGCCATCTTCATGCTCGACACACATGGCCATATTGTAACTTGGAACACGGGAGCAGCCCTGCTGAAAGGGTACTCGGCCAAGGAAATCATCGGACGCCACTTTTCCACCTTCTATAGCCTGGAGGATCGCATGGCGGATAAGCCCGGCAAAGAATTGGAGGTATGTCTTCGGGAGGGCAAAGTGGAAGACGAAGGCTGGCGGTACCGCAAGGATGGTTCTAGGTTTTGGGCCAACGTCTTGATCACTCCTATGTACGCTCTGGGCCGCCATATTGGCTTCACCAAGGTCACCCGCGACTTGACGGAACGCAATGCAGCCGAAGCCCGCATGATCGCGGCCTTTGAAGAATCATCGAGGTTGAAGACTGATTTCCTTGCCAACATGAGTCATGAGATTCGCACGCCCATGAACGGCATGCTTTTAGCCCTCACATCGCTGATGGCCACGGACATGAACGAACAGCAGCGCGAATATTCCTCTATCATCGAAGATTCGACCAACGTCTTGCTCCAAGTCATCAATGACGTCCTCGACTATTCCAAGTTGTCCTCGGGGTCTTTCACTCTACATCCCGATACTTTCAGTGTCGACAGTATCACAAACGCGGTCGTGCGTAACTGCAAGGGCGCTTTGAAACCCGGCGTTCAACTGACCAGCTTCATCCCACCCAACTTTCCGTCCCAGGTCGAGGGTGATCCGCTGCGGTATCGTCAGGTCCTCCAGAATCTTATCAGCAATGCAGTCAAGTTCACCGAGGAGGGCTACGTCAAGATTAACACCACTTTCTCCGAAGATGCGGAGGACCCCAATGTATATAACATCCGGACCGAGGTTGCGGATACGGGAGTTGGTGTTCCCGAAGATGCTATTGGCTCGTTGTTCACACCGTTCACACGCTTCGCCGAGTCTGGTTCGAAGAGATATCAAGGAACTGGCCTCGGCTTATCGATCTGCAAGAGTTTGGCCGAACTCATGGACGGCAGTGTCGGATACCGGCCCAATCCTGAGAGAAAGGGCAGTATCTTCTGGGTCACGGCCAAGATGCGTCGGGTGAGCGTGACGCCGCCCGCTAGAACGACTGGGACACCCGTTGAAGACGTCGGTGATATCGAACGAAAGATCCATGACATTGCTCCTCACAAACACGTTCTCCTGGTTGAGGACAACCTGGTCAACCAAATGATGATGCTCAAGCTTCTCCAGAACATGGGCTTCGCGCGAATTGATACAGCATGGGATGGAGCAGAGGCGGTTCGACTGGTCAAGCAGCAGCCTTTATCCTACAATACAATTCTTATGGATATCGGCATGCCGGTGCTGGACGGTGTTCAGGCGACACGCCAGATACGGCAAATGGAACTAGCGATGCCCATCATTGCGCTTACAGGGAACGTTATGCCAGGAGATATAGAGCATTATATGAAGCAGGGAATGAGCGATCACATCGGGAAACCAATCCATCAGAAACAGTTAATGCGTTTGCTCTGGAAGTGGATGGGGACATGA
- the optF gene encoding small oligopeptide transporter, OPT family (COG:T;~EggNog:ENOG410PFPV;~InterPro:IPR004813,IPR004648;~PFAM:PF03169;~TransMembrane:14 (o69-89i96-117o137-158i170-193o199-219i231-264o303-326i377-399o430-451i458-480o542-564i611-630o650-673i685-711o);~go_process: GO:0055085 - transmembrane transport [Evidence IEA]), with the protein MGLQDTMTDEKKSSTIQEPSLNGTSDASSILSDTRAQDILPYEADDSPFPEVRAVVKPVDDRQLPVNTVRMWVIGMVFTIVGSGLNQFFSLRQPSVTISALVAQLLAFPVGCAWAQWMPLGWFNPDRHFNIKEHALITIMSNVSFGSAAATQVIEAMVKFYDMPSHGGFEILLMITTQLFGFGLAGMAARWLVGPATMIWPQVLSNAALLSTLHSRQNLMADGWIISRLRFFMIVFVAGAIWYFAPGYLFTALSTFSFICWIVPDNVVVNQLFGQKTGLGMSLLTFDWAQVVYANQSPLLVPFWAGLNVIGSFVLFYWIICPIIYYTNTWYSAYLPLLNPDTFDNTGKPYNTSRVMNADGTFNVEAYRNYSPMFLPAGYAMTYGVAFANLTGIFVHVALYHGKDLVEQWKGRNAKDVHARIMDTYESVPWWWFGGITVVMFALSIVANEVWRTDLPAWAVLLAYLLPIIYIIPVGIIKAITNISSNQLNLITEFIGGYAFLGRPVANMAFKFYGYAGVSQGLEFVADMKLAHYLHIAPRTLFVAQGMATLVGAVVQCGVTVFMITRIRGVCTPEAEGGFTCPHGQVTYSSSLIWGVLGPDRNFSPGQMYGNLLWFFLVGPAVVVITWLLGRRWKKVNYLSWPVAFGAMSLVPPATGINFSSWWLVNVIFNGVIKRRKPAWWSKYNYVLSAALDSGVAVSTVIIFFCIILPAGPLKWWGNTVYRNTADAHGVPYNRLPDSGYFGPAKGTWQ; encoded by the exons ATGGGGCTGCAGGATACGATGACCGATGAgaagaagtcatcgacgATCCAG GAGCCGTCGTTGAATGGGACTAGCGATGCCTCCAGCATCCTGAGCGACACCCGCGCTCAGGACATACTCCCCTATGAAGCCGACGATTCCCCATTTCCCGAAGTGCGCGCGGTCGTCAAACCGGTTGATGACCGGCAGCTCCCGGTTAATACTGTTCGCATGTGGGTGATTGGTATGGTTTTCACAATT GTCGGAAGTGGCTTGAACCAATTCTTTAGTCTGAGACAACCCAGTGTAACTATTAGTGCTCTTGTTGCCCAGCTCCTAGCATTTCCGGTCGGATGTGCGTGGGCGCAATGGATGCCCCTGGGCTGGTTTAACCCGGACCGCCATTTCAACATCAAAGAGCATGCCCTGATCACAATCATGTCCAACGTCTCTTTCGGGTCGGCAGCTGCCACTCAAGTGATCGAGGCCATGGTTAAGTTCTACGATATGCCTTCTCATGGAGGATTCGAGATCTTATTGATGATTACTACGCAACTGTTTGGGTTTGGTCTGGCGGGGATGGCCGCACGCTGGCTCGTGGGTCCAGCCACTATGATCTGGCCGCAAGTCTTGTCGAACGCTGCTTTGCTTTCGACCCTGCATTCGCGCCAGAATCTGATGGCAGATGGCTGGATAATTAGCCGACTTCGGTTCTTTATGATTGTATTTGTGGCTGGGGCAATCTGGTACTTCGCTCCAGGCTACCTCTTCACAGCACTAAGTACATTCAGCTTCATCTGCTGGATCGTACCGGACAATGTGGTGGTCAACCAGCTCTTTGGCCAAAAGACAGGGTTGGGCATGTCCTTGTTGACCTTCGACTGGGCTCAGGTTGTCTACGCCAACCAAAGTCCCTTGTTAGTCCCATTCTGGGCAGGCCTTAACGTTATCGGTTCGTTTGTGCTCTTCTACTGGATCATCTGCCCGATTATCTACTATACCAACACATGGTATTCGGCCTACCTTCCTCTGCTGAACCCAGATACGTTCGACAATACGGGCAAGCCATATAATACAAGTCGCGTAATGAACGCAGACGGAACATTCAATGTGGAGGCATACCGCAACTATTCGCCCATGTTTCTCCCGGCCGGGTATGCCATGACGTATGGCGTGGCCTTTGCGAATCTGACGGGCATCTTCGTCCACGTCGCATTGTATCACGGGAAAGATCTAGTTGAGCAATGGAAGGGTAGGAACGCGAAAGATGTTCATGCCCGGATCATGGACACCTATGAAAGTgtgccatggtggtggtttggcgGCATCACGGTTGTAATGTTTGCGCTGAGCATAGTGGCCAACGAGGTCTGGCGTACGGACCTCCCGGCGTGGGCGGTTCTTCTGGCATATCTGCTACCCATCATATACATCATCCCCGTTGGTATCATCAAAGCGATCACCAATATATCCAGCAACCAACTAAATTTGATCACCGAATTTATCGGTGGCTATGCTTTCCTAGGACGACCAGTCGCAAACATGGCGTTCAAGTTTTATGGCTATGCGGGCGTGTCGCAGGGACTCGA ATTCGTGGCCGACATGAAACTGGCGCACTATCTCCATATCGCGCCACGAACGCTGTTTGTCGCGCAGGGCATGGCCACATTGGTCGGTGCCGTTGTTCAGTGCGGTGTGACTGTGTTCATGATCACTCGGATCCGCGGGGTCTGTACCCCTGAGGCTGAGGGAGGCTTTACCTGCCCTCATGGCCAGGTAACTTATTCGTCATCCTTGATCTGGG GTGTTCTCGGTCCCGATCGAAACTTCAGTCCCGGCCAGATGTACGGGAATCTGCTTTGGTTCTTCCTTGTTGGACCCGCCGTCGTGGTGATCACATGGCTTCTGGGCCGACggtggaagaaggtcaaCTACCTTTCTTGGCCCGTTGCATTTGGCGCCATGAGCCTCGTCCCTCCTGCGACGGGAATCAACTTTTCTTCGTGGTGGTTGGTCAATGTGATCTTCAATGGGGTTATCAAACGGCGCAAGCCTGCCTGGTGGTCAAAGTATA ACTATGTGCTTTCTGCCGCACTCGACTCCGGGGTTGCCGTGTCCACCGTCATTATATTCTTCTGCATAATTTTACCAGCTGGGCCGTTGAAGTGGTGGGGCAACACCGTGTATCGGAATACAGCCGATGCACACGGTGTGCCATATAACAGACTTCCAGATTCGGGATATTTTGGACCTGCAAAGGGGACCTGGCAATAA